The genomic window GCTGGGAGTCATCCAACCTCTTATTTACCTAGTTCTTGTGTTCGTTTATAAGCTTGCTGAACTGCGTCCATGACGGTACCTCTAAAGGCATGTTCTTCCAGACTTGCTACACCCGCGATAGTCGAACCTCCTGGGCTGCAAACTTGGTCTTTCAAAACTCCAGGATGTTGCTGGCTTTCCAGAACCATTTGTCCAGCTCCAACTACTGTTTGGGCTGCCATTTTCAAGGCCATTTCTCGTGGCAATCCTGTCTGTACACCCGCATCTGCCAAAGCCTCGATAAAGAGATAGACAAAAGCTGGTCCACAACCTGCGAGACCTGTCGCCGCATCGATTAAGCCATCTCCCAGCTCAACCAAAAGACCAGCCTTGGCTAAAAGCTGACAAAAGAGCTCACTGTCCTCAGCACGACAATTTGCTGACATGGCATAACTAATCACTCCTTGGCCAATAGCCACTGGAGTATTGGGCATGATGCGAATAATCCGATGTTGACTTGACAGAAGACCCGCTAGTTTTTCCAAGGTCAATCCAGCTGCCATAGAAATCAAAAGAAGACTCTCTCGTTTTTCAAGGATGGTCTGGTATTGAGCAAGTAGTTCAGAAAACTGAGCAGGCTTAACTCCTAGAAAGATTACATCTGCTTCTGCAAAAATTTCTTCATTGCTGGAAGCCTGACCACCAAAGTCGGCAATAAAAGCATCTACTTTCGCTTGACTGCGATTGGCAAGGAGAAGGTCATCACCCGTCTTGGCCTGCAGGACAGCCTTAGCCAGACTAGCTCCCATATTCCCCAAACCGATAAATCCAATCTTCATCTCTTACTCCCTTATCTGTCCGTCACCAGTAACCACATACTTGTAGCTGGTTAACTCTTTCAAGCCCATTGGTCCACGCGCGTGCAGTTTCTGAGTAGAAATTCCCATCTCACATCCAAGACCAAACTGCCCACCATCAGTGAAACGCGTTGAGGCATTGACATAAACCGCTGCTGAGTCCACTTGATCTGTAAAGAAAGCCGCAGTTTCAACATTTTCCGTCACAATCGCATCCGAATGATGGGTACTGTGGGCTTCAATATGGGCAACTGCTTCTTCTAAACTGCTCACAATCTTAACTGCTAGGATATAGTCTAAAAACTCGGTGTCAAAGTCTTGTGCCTCGGCTGCTCGACCTGAAACAAACTGACTTGCTGTGCTATCTAGGCGGAATTGAATTGGTTCCAGTCCAGCTTCTTTCCGACTTGTAACCAGCACTTTCTCCAAGCGAGGAAGAAAACGTGCTGCCTTGTCTTCATGAACCAGCAAGACCTCCATGGCATTGCAGACAGAAGGACGACTGGTTTTAGCATTGTTGATGATAGATAGAGCCTTGTCTTCATCGGCATCCTTATCCACATAGACATGAACAATTCCAGTTCCTGTCTCGATAACAGGTACGATAGCATTTTCAACCACAGCATTGATCAAGCCAGCCCCTCCACGAGGAATGAGAAGGTCTAGATAGCCCTTAGCCTTCATCATAGCATAGCTACTTTCTCGACGGGTATCTTCCACCAGTTGAATCACATCAGGATGAATAGTAGTCGTCTCCAAGCCCTTCTTCAAAGCTGTGACAATAGCATGAGCAGTTCGGTAGGCATCCTTCCCACTACGAAGAACGACCGCATTCCCACTCTTGAGAGCCAAAGCAGCCGCATCAGACGTCACATTTGGACGGCTTTCATAGATAATCCCAATAACCCCCATGGCCACACGTTTCTTGGTAATAACCAAGCCATTTTCAAGCTGACTTGTTTCTAGAACTTCACCGATAGGATCTGGTAAAGCAACCACTTCACGAATCCCTCTTGCCATCGCTTCTATACGTCCCTCATCCAAATAAAGACGGTCTAGCATGACATCTGAAATTTTCCCCTTGGCCACTGCCATATCGAGGGCATTGGCCTCTAGAATCTCCTCAGTAGCTGCCAATAACTGATCAGCCATGGCTAGCAAGGCTTGGTTTTTCACTACTTCACTAGCAGTATTGATTGATTTCTTAACAGCTTGTACCTGTTCAAATTGTTCTTGTGTACTTACCATCGTTCACCTCTAAAATTCTGTAAAGAGCAACTGGATTTCAGGAGTGATGGAAATCCAGTCATCACGGTGAATCAAGACTCCCTTAGCTTTTTGAGAACGGAGCATATCTTCTAGGGCTGAGACACCAAATTGGACACGTCCCTTTCCAAGAGATTGACCTGTTTCTTTATCTGCTACTGTGACAATATCATGGTAAGAGAAGTTTCCTTCCACTTCTACCACACCTGATAAAAGGAGACTTTTTCCGTTTTTTGAAAGTGCTTCTGCAGCTCCACCATCTACCCAAATCGTTCCCTGACTTTGAGCATAGAAGGCCAGCCATTGTTTCTGAGTACGAAGTCCCTTCTCTTGCGCAACAAAGAAAGAACCATCCTTTGTCTCCTCCGCTGCCTCAATCAGGGCATCTGATTTCAAGGAGGAGCAAATATAGACTGGCACCCCTGACTCCGTTGCGATTGTAGCCGCCTTGATTTTGGTCAGCATGCCCCCAGTACCGTTTGACGAACCTGCTCCACCAGCCATATCAATAATCTCACGATTGATAGTCTCAATTTTGTCCAAGCGTTTGGCTGTTGGATCTGAGTTGGGATTTCCAGTATAGAGACCGTCCACATCAGTCAAGAGAACCAGGAGATCCGCCTGAACCATCGCCGCTACCTGGGCACTTAGAGTGTCATTGTCCCCAACCTTGAGCTCATCAATGACGACACTGTCATTCTCGTTGATGATGGGAATGGCACCACGATGAAGCAATACAGACAAGGCCTGGTGGGCATTCTTATAGCGACGTTTATCTACAAAATCATCCTGTGTCAGCAAGATTTGTGCAGAAACGATCTGGCGCATGAGGAGGTTGGTTGTATATTCCTCCAACAAAAGTCCCTGACCAACTGCAGCCGAAGCTTGTTTATCTGCAATCTTGGTCGGACGTTTTTTAAAACCCAAAGCTCCAAATCCAGCGGCAACTGCCCCAGATGACACTAAAATCAACTCATGTCCAGCCTCATGCAGCATAGCCAATTGCTGGGTAATTGCCTTTACTTTGCTTCTTGATAAACTCCCGTCTTCATTTGTCAAGGAGGAAGTCCCTACCTTAAAGACGATTCGTTTGTATTTCATATTCTCACTCCGATTCTTCATATTTATCCATTATAACATGAATGCTTTAAAATAGAAAAGACTTGAAATAAAAAGGTTGAGACAGTCATCTCAACTCTTTTATCTATTCTCATTTTTTCGCAATCTTTCCAGCGTTTCTTTAAAAATCTCTGGAATATCTGCTGTGAATTCCAAGGTTTCACCTGTTCTCGGATGGGTAAATCCTAGAGTTTTAGCATGGAGGAATTGTCCATGTCCTTTCAAAGTCTTACGAGGACCATAGACTTCATCACCAGCGACTGGATGGCCAATATAAGCCATATGAACACGGATTTGGTGGGTACGTCCTGTTTCCAGTTGCAACTCCACTAAGCTATAATCACCAAAACGTTCCAAGACGTGAAAACGGGTCACTGCAGGCTTCCCTTTAGCAGTTACAGCCTGTTTCTTACGGTCTTTTTCACTACGACCAATCGGAGCTTCAATCACACCACGATCATTGGGAAGATTGCCATGAACAATCGCCCAGTATTTACGTAGAGACTTCTTATCCTTGAGTTCTTGGGCAAGTGCCAAGTGTGCCTCGTCATTCTTAGCAATCATAAGGAGACCAGACGTGTCCTTGTCAATGCGGTGAACGATACCCGGTCGGAGAACACCATTGATACCTGACAAGTCCTTGATATGGTACATGAGGGCATTGACCAAGGTTCCACTTGTATGACCGGCGCTGGGATGGACCACCATGCCTTGAGGTTTGTTAACAACGGCTACATCCTCATCTTGGTAGATAATCTCGAGCGGCAGATTCTCAGCCACATATTCTAAAACCTCCGGTTCTGGCACATGATAAGTGACCACATCCCCCTCTTGGACAGTGTATTTGGCTTTCTTGGCTTGCCCATTCACCAAGACTTGTCCAGCCTTGATTTGTTCATTCGCGAGACTGCGTGACAATTCTGTCAGGTCCGACAGAGCCTTGTCTAGACGTTGCCCACCAGTTTCAATTTTTATTTCCATTTACTTCCTCTTTAAACATTGCAATCAATAAAACAATGACACCAACTGTCAAATAACTGTCAGCAACATTGAAAATCGCAAAGTTGATAAAGTCTAGGTGAAACATATCCACCACAAAACCTTGACTCATTCTGTCGATAAAGTTGCCCAGACCTCCCGCTATTATCAAAGTCAGTCCAAAAACTAACCAGAGAGAATCCTCCATGTGTTTATGTAGATACCAAATGGCACCTACCATGACGACCAGTGTAATGACAGCAAATAACCACTGCTGATCTTGCAGCATAGAGAAGGCTGCCCCTCTATTTTGCAGGTAGGTCAAGCTAACGAGATTGGGGATCCACGAACGCACTTCACCCAGTGGAATCTGCTGGACAACATAGGCTTTAACCCACTGATCCAGCCCAATCAAAAGCAGTACAATGACTGCTACTATTCCTCTTTTTTTCATGATTTCCTCTTTTGATCAAAATATTCTTGCATAACCTCAACGAAAAGAGTCCCAGCTTGGCTAAGCTCCACTTCTTCCCGTTTGACATAGACCATGCGGTTATCTAGATTATCCTTGAGACAAATGACTGTGATGCCATTAACACTGTCACTATCTAAAAACCCTGAACCTGTCGCATAGGCATCCGTCCGCTCCAAAATACCATTCAAAGTAGCACGGTCCGTCACATTGAACATCTGGGAGCTCGCGCTTGTGTCGACAAAGTTCTCTGAATAGTATAGATACTCATCTTTTTCCTGAGTAAACCGAACCGTTGGCAGATCCGCTAGATCCTCCATTACCAATTCCTCTTTCTGTGCTAAAGGATGCCCTTCACGAAGATAAATGTGAGTCTGGAAAGGAATTAGTTCAATAACTTCTAAACCAAGCTTTTCAACCCGTTGCATGATGCCCTTTTTATTTTGGTTGTTGAGGTAGATAATCCCAATCTCACTGTGTCCTTGCGCCACTTCGTCTAAGATTTGAACTGTAGTAGACTCAAAAATACGAAAGTTCTTATAATCAGGATAACGTTCTGAAAAGGCCGTAATGGTTGGTGGCAAGAAGTCATAGTGCTGACTGGCAATAGAAAATTCATCCTTTTCTTCCTCAGGATTGGCATACTGATTTTGAAAAACATCAAAGCCTTTAACTAACTCCTGCGCTTTCTCATAAAATTCCATACCACGACGGGTTAAGAAAGTCCCCGAACTCGTCCGACGAAAAATCTTAAAGCCTAGCTCTTTTTCCAAATCGCGCACAGAAATAGACAGACTCGGCTGACTAACATACATCTTTTCAGCAGCTTCACGGAAAGTACCACTATTGGCAATGGCCACAACATAGCGTAATTGTTGAATGTTCATCTTTTACCCCCAACTTCTCTATCTGTTCATTATACCATATTTCAGAATTTTTCCAAAAAAGAAAAAAGTACCCATCGCAAGTTTAAATCTAACTATTCTCTATTAAATTCAAAATGGGTATCAAAACAAAAAAACAGGCTCTCCGAAAACTCGGAAAGCCTTATTTAATGCTACTTAGAGCGATTATTTAGCGATTGGGTAAACAGAAACTTGTTTTTTATCGCGACCTTTACGTTCAAAGCGTACTACGCCTTCAACTTTAGCGAACAAAGTATCGTCTCCACCACGTCCAACGTTTACACCTGGATAGATGTGTGTACCACGTTGACGGTAAAGGATTGATCCACCTGTTACAGTTTGTCCGTCAGCTGCTTTAGCTCCAAGACGTTTCGCTTGTGAATCACGTCCGTTTGATGTAGAACCTCCACCTTTTTTGTGGGCGAAAAGTTGCAAGTTGTTAAGAGTCATTTTTAACATAATGTTTTCCTCCGTGTTAGTTTTCTGTGATAACTCTGGTTTGGACGAACTCAGAAGAGTTCTCCGATAAGTTTGCCATACCTAAGAAAAATGATTCGAAGAATAACTGAGTCATTTCTCTCTGGTGTGAAGGAAGATCCGCTGGTATTTCAACCTTTAGATAGCCACCTTCATCTTCGTTTAATTCTAAGATTGGTTCATAGCCTGCAAATTTCTCAATGGAATTGATAAAGTTAATGGCAAGCGTAGAAACCGATGCACACACGACATCTAAGCCGTATTCGCCACTTTCGGCGTGTCCAGTAATTTCCGCACTCCTCAGCTCGCCATCTTCGGCTCTCTCAAAGACTGCTTGTATCATGTGTTCTCCTTAAAATTAAGCGTTGATCGCGTTGATGACAACTTTTGTATATGGTTGACGGTGACCTTGTTTACGGTGGCTACCTTTTTTAGGTTTGTACTTGTAAGTAACAACTTTCTTTTGTTTTCCTTGTTTTTCAACAGTTCCAACTACAGTAGCTCCAGCAACAAGTGGAGTTCCGACAACAGTGTTTTCACCACCAACAAGAACAACTTCGTTAAAAGTAACTTCTTGACCAGCTTCAACGTTCAATTTTTCAACGTAAACTGCTTGACCAACTTCAACTTTAACTTGTTTTCCGCCAGTTTTGATAATTGCGTATGTGCTCATTATGCACCTCCTATGATTTTTAGGGTTTCCCCGTATTTTTGTGAAGACTCGCCTAGCATCGTGGGACGAACCACTTAAAAGAAAATCTCTAAGTATAACAAAGTTTAAATTTTGTATACGACGAGCAAACGATGTTCGTGCGGTTGCACAGGATTGTGCATAGTCAACTCTTCGATTATAGCATATCTTCTTTTTTCTTACAAGTAAAATCAATTAAAATTAAGCTTTTTCTTTCCCTTTTTTTCTCCAAGAAGCAAAAAGCATGCTGAAGTAAAAGATACTCATCATAAGAGGAATACCTAGAATTGTCTTTTCCTGATAATAAATCGTCAAATAAGCTGAAAAAACAACTCCGAAGACAAAACTGCTAAGCAAGCTAACAAAAATCAAGCCCTCTCGCAGAAAAGGCGTATGCTTGGTCCGGAAATAATCTCCAAAAGCTAACATAGTACGTTTGATATTCCCTGTCATAAAAGCATTATTATAGGCAATACCTGACACTTCTCCAAAGGCTGTTGTCACCAGTCCCATACAAAAGGCCAAGGGCGGTACGAGATAGATATTATCAACCGTTCGTGGCACAAAACCTATAATTAGGGACAGGACTGCAAGAGGAATCAAGGACAAAATCGGCTTTTTAACAATTCGTAGTTTTTCCTTATACAATGTCAGTAAAAAGACCCCCATCATAAAAGCTAGCAAGGTCATTACTTTGGCACTGGCATCTGACACATTGTGTTGAATGAGTCCTACTGATAGAAAAACCACATTTCCAGTCTGTCCTGCCACAAGGGTATTTCCTCGCACGATAAAGGTATAGGCATCTACATATCCTGCGCAAAAAGTCAAAAAAAGCGCTAGCCTCTTAGACTGACGTGATATTTTTCTTATTGGTAATAATCTCATTTTCTCCCCCTTTTCATTTTATCTACCTATCTAAATATTGTACCACTTTCTCCAAGAAATGCGTAGTCCATTTGAAAATTTTTACCATCTGTTGGATAGTCCTTCTTTTCTGTGTTATAATGAAGGAAGGATTTAAAATCGGAAAAGGAGTATCCATGCTTAAATTAGGTGTCATCGGAACAGGCGCTATCAGCCATCATTTCATAGAAGCAGCCCATACTAGTGGAGAATACCAACTGGTCGCAGTCTATTCTAGAAAACGAGAAACTGCCGCAACCTTTGCTTCCCACTATCAAAATGTCCAACTGTTTGATCAATTAGAAGACTTCTTTAAGTCTTCCTTTGATGTAGTCTATATTGCTAGTCCAAACTCCTTGCATTTTGCTCAGGCACAAGCTGCCTTGTCTGCGGGTAAGCACGTCATTCTTGAAAAGCCAGCTGTCACTCAGCCACATGAATGGCTAGATTTGAGGCAAACAGCTGAGAAAAATCACTGTTTTATCTTTGAAGCGGCACGAAACTACCACGAGGAAGCTTTTACTACTATCAAAAACTTTTTAGCAGACAAGCAAGTATTGGGAGCTGATTTCAACTATGCCAAGTATTCTTCCAAGATGCCGGACTTGTTGGCTGGGCAGACGCCAAATGTCTTTTCAGACCGTTTTGCTGGCGGAGCTCTTATGGACTTGGGGATTTATCCTCTCTACGCTGCCGTTCGCCTCTTTGGAAAAGCTCAGGACGCGACCTATCAGGCTCAACAGCTTGACAATAGCATTGACCTAAATGGCGATGGTATCCTCTTCTACCCTGACTTTCAAGTTCACATTAAGGCTGGGAAAAACATCACTTCCAATCTTCCTTGCGAGATTTACACAGCAGATGGAACCTTGACCCTTAACACGATTGAGCATGTCAGCTCAGCTATTTTTACCGACCACCAAGGAAATCAAGTTCAACTCCCTATCCAACAGGCTCCTCATACGATGACTGAGGAAGTCGCAACATTTGCACACATGATCCAGCAACCAGACAAGACACGTTACCAGAACTGGCTAGATGATGCAGGCTCTGTTCATGAGCTACTATATACTATGCGCCAGATTGCTGGCATTAGATTTGAGGCAGAAAAATGAAAACCAAACTACCTACTGAATGGCAAGAACTAAGTGACCAACTCGGTTTCCAAGAATTCACCCCCATTCAAACTCAACTATTTGAGCCCATTCTTGCTGGAGAAAACCTCCTAGGAGTGAGCCCAACAGGAACTGGTAAGACCCTCGCTTACCTCCTGCCAAGCCTTCTCAGGCTACAAAAGAAAAAAGCCCAACAACTCTTGATTCTAGCACCAAATACAGAACTTGCTGGACAAATTTTTGATGTGTGTAGAACGTGGGCAGAGGCTATCGGCTTGACTGCTCAGCTCTTCCTATCAGGTTCCAGTCAGAAGCGCCAGATTGAACGCCTTAAAAAAGGACCAGAAATTCTAATTGGAACCCCTGGCCGTATCTTTGAGTTGATTAAATTGAAAAAAATCAAGATGATGAATGTGGAAACCATCATCCTGGATGAATTTGACCAATTGCTCGATGATTCTCAGATTCACTTTGTCGATAAAATCACTCACTACGCACCTCGTGACCACCAACTCATCTACATGAGTGCGACGACCAAGTTTGACCAAGAAAAGATTGCACCAAACACGCGCACCATCGACCTTTCTGACCAAAAGTTAGACAACATCCAACATTGCTATATGCAGGTAGACCAACGTCATCGAGTGGACATGCTACGAAAATTAGCTCATGTAGAGGATTTCCGCGGTCTAGTCTTCTTTAACAGCCTATCAGATCTTGGAAGTGCGGAGGAAAAACTACAGTATCGCGATGTCTTGGCCGTTTCCCTCGCTAGCGATGTCAATGTTAAGTTTCGAAAAGTCATCTTAGAACAGTTCAAAGACAAGCAACTAACTCTGCTCCTTGCAACTGACCTTCTGGCACGTGGGATTGATATTGATAGCCTAGAATGTGTCGTAAACTTTGATGTTCCTAGAGACATGGAAACTTACACTCACCGCGCTGGCCGTACAGGTCGCATGGGCAAAGAGGGCTATGTGATCACTCTCGTAACCCATCCTGAAGAACTTAAAAAACTCAAGAAATTCGCCAGTGTAGGTGAAATTGTTCTAAAAAACCAAGAACTCTATATCAAATAAGGTTGGCATTCGCCAACCTTTTTCTTATCCCCAAGTAATTTCTAATTGATAACTGGCAAAAGGATGTCCCTCTTGGTTTTGCAGTTGATAGGCGAGCTCAATCTTTTGCCCATCCAATTTGTAGTGATTCGTTTGAATGATAAACTCCTGCATCCCCATTGGAGTAGGAATATAGGCCAAACTATCACTATCTTTTAGAAAACGCATGATGGTTTTGGGACTCGAGAAACGGGTCATCACCAGTTCTTGACTATGAAACTTGAGAACCACTTTTTCCTTTTCCTCATTGTAGAAAAGCAGATAGCTATAATCTCCCTTTTCACGCACTTCCACGTTATAGAGCTGGTCAATCACTTCCAACTGTTCATCAAACTGAATTCTATTTCGCATCCGAATCTTCACATCAAATCCTCTTTCTTGTCTCTTGTCCTACTATTTTACCAAAAAGAGCAGGAATTTGCTATAATGGTCATATGAACGAAAAAGTATTCCGTGACCCAGTTCACAACTATATCCATGTCAATAATCAGGTCATCTATGACTTGATCAATACAAAAGAATTTCAACGTCTGCGCCGTATTAAGCAACTAGGAACTTCCAGCTATACTTTCCATGGTGGGGAGCACAGTCGCTTCTCTCACTGTCTAGGAGTCTATGAGATTGCACGACGTATAACGGAGATTTTTGAAGAAAAATATCCTGAAGAATGGGATCCTGCTGAGTCTCTCTTGACCATGACCGCTGCGCTCCTTCATGACCTCGGGCATGGTGCCTACTCCCATACTTTTGAGCATCTCTTTGATACAGATCATGAAGCCATTACCCAGGGAATCATTCAAAGTCCTGAGACAGAGATTCACCAAGTTCTGCTACAAGTGGCACCCGATTTTCCGGAGAAGGTAGCCAGTGTCATCGACCATACCTATCCTAACAAGCAGGTCGTGCAGCTCATTTCTAGCCAGATTGATGCGGACCGCATGGACTATCTCTTGCGCGACTCTTATTTTACAGGAGCATCTTATGGGGAATTTGACCTGACTCGAATCCTCCGAGTGATTCGTCCTGTCGAAAATGGGATCGCCTTTCAGCGCAATGGCATGCACGCTATTGAAGACTATGTCCTCAGTCGCTACCAGATGTATATGCAGGTTTATTTCCACCCAGCAACTCGGGCCATGGAAGTCCTCCTACAGAATCTTCTCAAGCGCGCCAAGGAACTCTATCCTGAAGACAAGGACTTCTTTGCACGCACTTCTCCTCATTTGCTACCTTTTTTTGAAAAGAAAGTTACTCTATCTGACTATCTGGCACTTGATGACGGCGTGATGAATACCTACTTCCAACTCTGGATGACCAGTCCTGACAAGATACTAGCCGACTTGTCGCAACGTTTTGTCAACCGCAAGGTCTTTAAATCCATTACTTTTTCACAAGAAGACCAAGACCAACTCGCAACCATGAGACAACTGGTTGAAGAAATCGGTTTTGATCCAGACTACTATACTGCTATTCATAAGAACTTTGACCTCCCTTATGATATCTATCGTCCCGAATCTGAAAACCCACGGACACAGATTGAGATTCTACAGAAAAATGGAGAACTAGCAGAACTCTCTAGCCTGTCTCCTATCGTCCAATCCCTTGCTGGCAGTCGCCACGGAGATAATCGTTTTTATTTCCCAAAAGAAATGTTGGACCAAAACAGCATCTTCGCAAGCATTACCCAGCAATTTTTACACTTGATTGAGAACGATCATTTTACCCCAAATAAGAACAAATAGAG from Streptococcus oralis includes these protein-coding regions:
- the proC gene encoding pyrroline-5-carboxylate reductase; amino-acid sequence: MKIGFIGLGNMGASLAKAVLQAKTGDDLLLANRSQAKVDAFIADFGGQASSNEEIFAEADVIFLGVKPAQFSELLAQYQTILEKRESLLLISMAAGLTLEKLAGLLSSQHRIIRIMPNTPVAIGQGVISYAMSANCRAEDSELFCQLLAKAGLLVELGDGLIDAATGLAGCGPAFVYLFIEALADAGVQTGLPREMALKMAAQTVVGAGQMVLESQQHPGVLKDQVCSPGGSTIAGVASLEEHAFRGTVMDAVQQAYKRTQELGK
- a CDS encoding glutamate-5-semialdehyde dehydrogenase; protein product: MVSTQEQFEQVQAVKKSINTASEVVKNQALLAMADQLLAATEEILEANALDMAVAKGKISDVMLDRLYLDEGRIEAMARGIREVVALPDPIGEVLETSQLENGLVITKKRVAMGVIGIIYESRPNVTSDAAALALKSGNAVVLRSGKDAYRTAHAIVTALKKGLETTTIHPDVIQLVEDTRRESSYAMMKAKGYLDLLIPRGGAGLINAVVENAIVPVIETGTGIVHVYVDKDADEDKALSIINNAKTSRPSVCNAMEVLLVHEDKAARFLPRLEKVLVTSRKEAGLEPIQFRLDSTASQFVSGRAAEAQDFDTEFLDYILAVKIVSSLEEAVAHIEAHSTHHSDAIVTENVETAAFFTDQVDSAAVYVNASTRFTDGGQFGLGCEMGISTQKLHARGPMGLKELTSYKYVVTGDGQIRE
- the proB gene encoding glutamate 5-kinase codes for the protein MKYKRIVFKVGTSSLTNEDGSLSRSKVKAITQQLAMLHEAGHELILVSSGAVAAGFGALGFKKRPTKIADKQASAAVGQGLLLEEYTTNLLMRQIVSAQILLTQDDFVDKRRYKNAHQALSVLLHRGAIPIINENDSVVIDELKVGDNDTLSAQVAAMVQADLLVLLTDVDGLYTGNPNSDPTAKRLDKIETINREIIDMAGGAGSSNGTGGMLTKIKAATIATESGVPVYICSSLKSDALIEAAEETKDGSFFVAQEKGLRTQKQWLAFYAQSQGTIWVDGGAAEALSKNGKSLLLSGVVEVEGNFSYHDIVTVADKETGQSLGKGRVQFGVSALEDMLRSQKAKGVLIHRDDWISITPEIQLLFTEF
- a CDS encoding RluA family pseudouridine synthase; the encoded protein is MEIKIETGGQRLDKALSDLTELSRSLANEQIKAGQVLVNGQAKKAKYTVQEGDVVTYHVPEPEVLEYVAENLPLEIIYQDEDVAVVNKPQGMVVHPSAGHTSGTLVNALMYHIKDLSGINGVLRPGIVHRIDKDTSGLLMIAKNDEAHLALAQELKDKKSLRKYWAIVHGNLPNDRGVIEAPIGRSEKDRKKQAVTAKGKPAVTRFHVLERFGDYSLVELQLETGRTHQIRVHMAYIGHPVAGDEVYGPRKTLKGHGQFLHAKTLGFTHPRTGETLEFTADIPEIFKETLERLRKNENR
- the lspA gene encoding signal peptidase II, with the translated sequence MKKRGIVAVIVLLLIGLDQWVKAYVVQQIPLGEVRSWIPNLVSLTYLQNRGAAFSMLQDQQWLFAVITLVVMVGAIWYLHKHMEDSLWLVFGLTLIIAGGLGNFIDRMSQGFVVDMFHLDFINFAIFNVADSYLTVGVIVLLIAMFKEEVNGNKN
- a CDS encoding LysR family transcriptional regulator, which encodes MNIQQLRYVVAIANSGTFREAAEKMYVSQPSLSISVRDLEKELGFKIFRRTSSGTFLTRRGMEFYEKAQELVKGFDVFQNQYANPEEEKDEFSIASQHYDFLPPTITAFSERYPDYKNFRIFESTTVQILDEVAQGHSEIGIIYLNNQNKKGIMQRVEKLGLEVIELIPFQTHIYLREGHPLAQKEELVMEDLADLPTVRFTQEKDEYLYYSENFVDTSASSQMFNVTDRATLNGILERTDAYATGSGFLDSDSVNGITVICLKDNLDNRMVYVKREEVELSQAGTLFVEVMQEYFDQKRKS
- the rpmA gene encoding 50S ribosomal protein L27, which produces MLKMTLNNLQLFAHKKGGGSTSNGRDSQAKRLGAKAADGQTVTGGSILYRQRGTHIYPGVNVGRGGDDTLFAKVEGVVRFERKGRDKKQVSVYPIAK
- a CDS encoding ribosomal-processing cysteine protease Prp, with protein sequence MIQAVFERAEDGELRSAEITGHAESGEYGLDVVCASVSTLAINFINSIEKFAGYEPILELNEDEGGYLKVEIPADLPSHQREMTQLFFESFFLGMANLSENSSEFVQTRVITEN
- the rplU gene encoding 50S ribosomal protein L21, giving the protein MSTYAIIKTGGKQVKVEVGQAVYVEKLNVEAGQEVTFNEVVLVGGENTVVGTPLVAGATVVGTVEKQGKQKKVVTYKYKPKKGSHRKQGHRQPYTKVVINAINA
- a CDS encoding YoaK family protein codes for the protein MRLLPIRKISRQSKRLALFLTFCAGYVDAYTFIVRGNTLVAGQTGNVVFLSVGLIQHNVSDASAKVMTLLAFMMGVFLLTLYKEKLRIVKKPILSLIPLAVLSLIIGFVPRTVDNIYLVPPLAFCMGLVTTAFGEVSGIAYNNAFMTGNIKRTMLAFGDYFRTKHTPFLREGLIFVSLLSSFVFGVVFSAYLTIYYQEKTILGIPLMMSIFYFSMLFASWRKKGKEKA
- a CDS encoding Gfo/Idh/MocA family protein, with the protein product MLKLGVIGTGAISHHFIEAAHTSGEYQLVAVYSRKRETAATFASHYQNVQLFDQLEDFFKSSFDVVYIASPNSLHFAQAQAALSAGKHVILEKPAVTQPHEWLDLRQTAEKNHCFIFEAARNYHEEAFTTIKNFLADKQVLGADFNYAKYSSKMPDLLAGQTPNVFSDRFAGGALMDLGIYPLYAAVRLFGKAQDATYQAQQLDNSIDLNGDGILFYPDFQVHIKAGKNITSNLPCEIYTADGTLTLNTIEHVSSAIFTDHQGNQVQLPIQQAPHTMTEEVATFAHMIQQPDKTRYQNWLDDAGSVHELLYTMRQIAGIRFEAEK
- a CDS encoding DEAD/DEAH box helicase, which translates into the protein MKTKLPTEWQELSDQLGFQEFTPIQTQLFEPILAGENLLGVSPTGTGKTLAYLLPSLLRLQKKKAQQLLILAPNTELAGQIFDVCRTWAEAIGLTAQLFLSGSSQKRQIERLKKGPEILIGTPGRIFELIKLKKIKMMNVETIILDEFDQLLDDSQIHFVDKITHYAPRDHQLIYMSATTKFDQEKIAPNTRTIDLSDQKLDNIQHCYMQVDQRHRVDMLRKLAHVEDFRGLVFFNSLSDLGSAEEKLQYRDVLAVSLASDVNVKFRKVILEQFKDKQLTLLLATDLLARGIDIDSLECVVNFDVPRDMETYTHRAGRTGRMGKEGYVITLVTHPEELKKLKKFASVGEIVLKNQELYIK
- a CDS encoding DUF1934 domain-containing protein; amino-acid sequence: MKIRMRNRIQFDEQLEVIDQLYNVEVREKGDYSYLLFYNEEKEKVVLKFHSQELVMTRFSSPKTIMRFLKDSDSLAYIPTPMGMQEFIIQTNHYKLDGQKIELAYQLQNQEGHPFASYQLEITWG